In the Rhododendron vialii isolate Sample 1 chromosome 2a, ASM3025357v1 genome, gacgattttcattcgtcacccaattgaatttttcttgtagtgtctgCTTCACAAAATCGGAACACATCGTTAGGAGGTGGTCGCCCAGGAAACGCGGTAGATGACGTCAGGTCACAGATTTGAGAAGATGGAGGCTACGAACAGTAGTAGACAACATCTTACCCACAACAACTGAAACCGAAGGCCAGGAAATTAAATGATCTAACTAAAAAGTTCTCAATGGATACCCGAACTTCAGTCGCGGAATTGAGAGAGAAGACGGTTCGACGGTGGGTGGAAGAGAACAAATAGAGAGGGATCGGAGGGGAAGGATCCCTCCTCTCCAGCCGCAttgggggggggtgtgtgtgtgtgtgtgtgtgtgttgggtgGAGCGCTATTGGTAACTAGGGTTTTGGAGATTTTTAAAGAGAGACTTACCAACGGAAAATCAATTCAAGATTAAAGAGAGCGTAGACTAGTCAAATGATTATATTTGCTTAAACAGAAATAGGATTAATTGTAGACTAGTCAAATACGGGAAATACGGAAAATCAATTCAATATGTTTGCTTAAATAGAAATAGGATTAATTATAAAGATAGTGTAGACTAgtaaaatgtattttatttattactcttaattcttttccttttttttttgccaaaatggtaGGAGTTGTATAATATCATAAAACAGTTGAATACATTGAAGTTAAATATTGTCCAAAGGGGAATAAATAACCAAACAAGAGGCCTAGCTAACCAAGATCAGCCACTGGAGCCTCGCAATCAGGCTTTGTCGGCTAATCGGCCATGACCGACTTCCAAACAAAAAGAGCAATACAAACTCTCAAAAGAACACCAGAAGCCCCACACAGGGGAGGAAGTTTAGGCATCTAATGGTAAATGTTTAttgaaaccaaatccaaacatTACCGACTAAATTAAAGTGACGTTCCCCTTAACAAAATTAGAACAAACCCCAACCAAAGAGAGCAAAGCGAACTAAGTCACAtaccaaaaatgctacttgcacaatcGTTGTGTtagttgtgtgcgtaattctgaccgtccagatgtatttagATGGTcaagattttaaacaaactcttccaagaaaaagtctaacttttatggaaaagagtttgagtgaatcctggccatttattacagcaatggatggttagagattggttgtgtgttgtgttctacacaaccgttgtgtgtgtagcacttttggtCACCTAATTGGCGTATGCAAGCGACAATGTGAAAGAATCATACATAAAGATTACATAACTTAAAAtagaagagaaatttttgggtgcaaataggaTATTGCCGACATGGTACCCGTACAATGCATCtgggccatccaaaaattcaacCAACAGTCTAGATGCAAAAGTACCGagcagatttaaaaaaaaaaaaagaaaaatgagaaggaaaAGTGTGTTTTGATCCGAACCATTGGTTGCTCGGCTTGGATGCCCCGATGTGCTGATCAGGTACCACGTGGCACCCGATTTGGAACTAAAAATTTATCTAGAAGTGGAAGTGAGGGACATGGACGGGACTTGACTTACCAAGGGATTTGGACCTACCACAAAGATTAATTCCACACACAACTCAAAACTACTCTTTGCTCTCCTCTCACACATACTTTCATCTCACTCACACACTCAAGCAATAGTCAAATGAACTAGAACCACATACTCAAATGCAGCTCCTACTGGACACCTTTCATTACTGGCTTGGTCCACTCTCAATTCCCATCAACCTCTCTGTCTCTCAAGAACACACAATTGGCCCACACCAATTAATAATCAAGATTATTTAGTACATACATCAACTAGAGGAGTCCCAGTGTATGAACTAGTTAGTATCAAGGTAGACGAGTCCCAAAAGCCCAACTATAAAATAACACATCAAAGGCATCAAGCTTTCTCATCCAAGATCTGGTAACAAGCGTTGGCTATATACATACTCCATCATGGATTCATGTTTGTATCTTCGCATTTACCTGATCTTGTGTTGCTTTAATCTTGTCATACTATTAACTTACTCGTCCTCTTCTACGCGGCCATTATGCCACGAAAATGAGAGCAAGGCCTTGCTGCAGTTCAAGCACAACTTTGTCATCGACAAGCTTGCTTCTGTCGACCCTTTTGCTTATCCAAAACTTGAATCATGGAAGCTACTTGATGGAAAGAGCAACAGTTGCTGCTCATGGGATGGCGTCGATTGTGACCAAGACACCGGTCATGTGATTGGTCTCGACCTCAGCAGTAGCTTTCTCTACGGTTCTATCGACTCCAACAGCAGCCTATTCACCCTTGTCCACCTTCGTAGCCTTAACCTTGCCGATAATAAGTTCAACTTCTCCAAAATACCATCCAGAATTGGACATCTTTCAAGGCTGACAAGTCTCAATCTATCAAACTCTGGATTTTTCGGTCagattccttcagaaatctcaTCTCTTTCCAAATTAGTTATCCTTGATCTGTCTACGAAAATTATTGATTGGTATTCTGAAAgtcttttcaaacttggaaaaCCCAGTCTAAAGGACCTAGTTCAAAACCTAACCAACCTAAAAGTACTTGACCTTTCTATGGTGAATATATCTTCTTCAATGCCAAGTGTTTTGTCAAATATATCCTCTCTAACAACTCTTAGGCTTAAAAGATGTTCGTTGCATGGTGAAATTCCAATGGACATTTTTCTTCTACCAAAACTGCAGATTCTTAATGCAGTGTGGTATGAAAACCTCATCGGCTCTCTACCTGAATTTCAAAGTAGTAGTCGCCTTACGACACTAATATTCTCGCATACGAGCCTCTTTGGTAAGCTCCCAGATTCAATTGGTAGACTTGAATCCTTAAGTTATTTGGGTTTGACTAAAACTATTATATCTGGGATGCTTCCATCTTCACTTGGCAATCTAACCCAGCTCACTTCCCTGGGCCTTGATGGTTGCAAGTTTAGTGGCCAGATTCCTTCGTCGTTGGCAAACCTATCACAACTAACTAATTTTGGAATTGGCGATAACGACTTTGACGCAGGACCACTTCCTTTTCCTCCAGGGAAGCTAATCAAACTCACTCAATTGTATGCACCAAAAATGAATTTACAAGGTGAGATCCCACTGTCACTTGTAAACCTGACCCAACTTTCCTTTTTAGACGTTAGCAAAAACAACCTGGTAGGTAAAATCCCATCCTGGTTCATGAACCTCACCCAATTAACACAGGTAGAACTTGCAGGGAATTACTTCCATGGCATGATTCCTAGCTCAATCACTGAACTAAAGCGTCTTGATTTTTTGAGTCTTCATTCTAACAGCTTCACTGGTACAGTTGAGCTAGACATGTTTATGAAACTCCCAAGCCTGGTCTCATTGCAATTAGGGCAAAACAAACTAACAGTGCTAGACAAAAATAGTACCAACGGTACTCATCCACAGCTTGATATTCTAGGATTGGGGTCATGCAACTTAGTCAAGTTCCCTAGCATTTTGAGATTTCAAGATAAATTGCAGGTTTTATATATTCACGAGAACAGAATTCGAGGCGAAATACCAACATGGATGTGGAACTCAAGCAAAGAAACAATGGTACTTGTCGACTTCAGCCAGAACTTCCTAACAGTCTTCGAGCAGCAGCCGGCTGTCATACCATGGCATTTTCTACAATATTTCCACCTCAGCTCTAACAAGCTTCAAGGAGCGCTTCCCCTTCCACCACCAAGCACTGTTATTTATGATGCTAGCAATAATGCACTGACAAGAGCAATTCCACAGTCAATATGCCAGAAGAATTCTCTTCGTATGCTTGATTTGTCCAATAACAATTTAAATGGCACAATACCTCCATGTTTGGCCAGTTCCAGCGAGGATCTTCTCATATTGAATCTAAGTTGCAATAGTCTTCACGGAAGTATTCCTTCAACATTCACAATGAATAGCCAATTGGTGATGATTGATGTAGGGCACAATCAACTACAGGGGCTGGTGCCAAGATCATTGGCAAATTGTGTGATGCTGGAGTGtctcatttttcaaaataatcaGATTGAGGATACTTTCCCCTCTTGGTTGGGAGATCTTCCTAAGTTAGAGCTTCTTATTTTGGGATCAAACAAATTCCATGGCGACATTGGGTACCCCCAAAACAATTCAATGTTTCCAAAGTTGCGGATAATTGACCTCTCTTGCAATGGCTTTTCAGGTAATTTGCCAACAGAATACATTCATGACTGGAATGCAATGAAAAAGATCAACAAAGAGAACTTGACATATATGCATGCAAATCCGAACTTTCAGTACCAGATGCGTGCCGGTCCAACAACTCATATGGCACAAACCTTGGTAATAGGGATGCGTTTTGATTACTCGATAATTGTGGTCAGCAAAGGGACGCACAGGTTATACGAGAGGATTCAAAGTGCCTTGGTGGTTGTTGATCTCTCTAGCAACATATTCGTTGGGGATATCCCAGAATCCCTTGGAAGTCTCAGTGGGCTTCAATTGCTAAACATTTCCAACAACAAACTTACTGGAGCTATCCCATCATCATTGGCGAAATTGACAGAATTGGAGTCGTTGGATCTATCCCAAAACTTGCTCTCAGGACAGATCCCCGGGCAACTGACCCAACTCACTTTCCTTTCAATCTTAAATGTTTCTCATAATCGACTCACTGGCCTAATACCTCAAGGGAAACAATTTGATACATTCGAAAATAGTTCGTATGATGGGAATTCGGGATTGTGTGGTGTTCCATTGTCGAAGTCATGTAGAAATTCAATGACCTTACCACCACCTCCgcctatatttcaaggtcatgATCTCGAGTTTTCGAGTGGTATTTATTGGATGGTCATAGCCTTGGGATATGGAAGTGGGCTGTTAGTTGGGTTGGTTATTGGGACAACTCTGACGAGGAGGTATCACGAATGGTTTGTCGACACCTTCGGGAGGGGGAAGAAattttagaagaagaagaaaagcaagGGCCGAAGAATCTAAGTAAGCAAGCAACATCCATTCTCTCACtttgttttactcattttttttcatgCTATTAGCTTTCGTGAAGTGATTATTATATATCCCATCATTTAGAAACTTTCTAACTTCACTTCGGTTTGGAAATTGGTTTTGCAGTTGTTGGCAATGAAATTGGGGGTTCTTTCTTCAGCGCTTCTTTTGTGCTTGTGCTCCCATCTTGGCTAGAGGTTATGTTAAATAAAAGGGTCAGGTGTTAAGGATATGTAGGTTTTAGCAGTGGAATAGTACTAGCGGTGTTGTCATGTTTCTAGAGTGGACAAGAGAGATCTTTCTGGAGCTTTTGTTCTTGCTCGTTATGTTGCTACAAGCAGTGTTAACATGTATTTCTTCATATTGCAGTTTTGTCTTTCTATTACTTGTGGTCTTGACGCTTATCACTTATGTCTGATCGTATATGTGGTTTCTGGTCTTGATGATTAGTATGGAATGTTGAACTTGTGTGCTCCCAAAACCTCTAGAAATTTTCTCTAGTTGGCCTTGGACTTGAGTACTTGATATGCAGAGAGGCTACTACTATCCGTATCCATATATGTTTAGGGATATTACGCTTAGCACCATATAACAATTTGAAGAGGATTCACCGCACCATCTTGGGACAAAAATGAAGATCTTGCCGTGTGTTACAAACTTTTATGTGTAGTCTGACAAAGCATCaagagagacttgaacccaaatATACTAATCCATTGTGCAAAAGCCTTGGCTCTTTTTTCTGTTAGGTTGAGCATTTTCTGCTCGATCAAGTTAAACGTTGAAACACCTTTTTAATGcctgtttctccacaaaatgcTTCGAAACCGAATTGGCAAATGTgttgcgggcgtgccaagacagGTCTACTATCCAAGTTGTTTTCAAGGCTTTCGTGCCTCAAAAATCTGACTTCTTTCAAACGATAGTGCTAGGCccaaagggtaaggcctcgtgatGGTTCGTTGTTCGCCTTTGCTGGATAAGGACTTAAATATTTCCTAACCGTTGTTAGAAAATggttaaaagaaaaggaaagaactGAAAGGTAATGTAGgaacgaaaacaaactttattaatcggttaacaaagtttgggtacaaggaaataaaatgacatAAAATCTAGTCCGTGCTAGATTGAACGGGAAAGTAAAGACAATGAAAAGATAAATTGggtaagccgtgggcttgattgGTCGTGGACCTTGGCCAAGGCCTTCAGAACTGTGATTTATAGGAgctacaggccttgagctgcttcaaaatgctccaatgcatggctgccacaTGGCCTTCTATCAAAGGCTTGAGCTTGAGTAGCttcgaaatgctccaatgaggggcTGCTCTCTGAACAAAACGTGCCTTTTACTCCAAGAAAAGAGCAAAGGCttgaaaaatccttcttttttgcataaaactttgaaaaagggcaaagaaaatttcagtttCTGCAGTATCCAGGCCATTCCGGGCCCACCACAGCTGCAGACCAATACTTCACCAGgcctttcttatcattttattggacc is a window encoding:
- the LOC131316765 gene encoding receptor-like protein 7; the protein is MDSCLYLRIYLILCCFNLVILLTYSSSSTRPLCHENESKALLQFKHNFVIDKLASVDPFAYPKLESWKLLDGKSNSCCSWDGVDCDQDTGHVIGLDLSSSFLYGSIDSNSSLFTLVHLRSLNLADNKFNFSKIPSRIGHLSRLTSLNLSNSGFFGQIPSEISSLSKLVILDLSTKIIDWYSESLFKLGKPSLKDLVQNLTNLKVLDLSMVNISSSMPSVLSNISSLTTLRLKRCSLHGEIPMDIFLLPKLQILNAVWYENLIGSLPEFQSSSRLTTLIFSHTSLFGKLPDSIGRLESLSYLGLTKTIISGMLPSSLGNLTQLTSLGLDGCKFSGQIPSSLANLSQLTNFGIGDNDFDAGPLPFPPGKLIKLTQLYAPKMNLQGEIPLSLVNLTQLSFLDVSKNNLVGKIPSWFMNLTQLTQVELAGNYFHGMIPSSITELKRLDFLSLHSNSFTGTVELDMFMKLPSLVSLQLGQNKLTVLDKNSTNGTHPQLDILGLGSCNLVKFPSILRFQDKLQVLYIHENRIRGEIPTWMWNSSKETMVLVDFSQNFLTVFEQQPAVIPWHFLQYFHLSSNKLQGALPLPPPSTVIYDASNNALTRAIPQSICQKNSLRMLDLSNNNLNGTIPPCLASSSEDLLILNLSCNSLHGSIPSTFTMNSQLVMIDVGHNQLQGLVPRSLANCVMLECLIFQNNQIEDTFPSWLGDLPKLELLILGSNKFHGDIGYPQNNSMFPKLRIIDLSCNGFSGNLPTEYIHDWNAMKKINKENLTYMHANPNFQYQMRAGPTTHMAQTLVIGMRFDYSIIVVSKGTHRLYERIQSALVVVDLSSNIFVGDIPESLGSLSGLQLLNISNNKLTGAIPSSLAKLTELESLDLSQNLLSGQIPGQLTQLTFLSILNVSHNRLTGLIPQGKQFDTFENSSYDGNSGLCGVPLSKSCRNSMTLPPPPPIFQGHDLEFSSGIYWMVIALGYGSGLLVGLVIGTTLTRRYHEWFVDTFGRGKKF